TTGTCTTGCCTCTATCTCCAAATGGGTTGGTAAACCCCAAAGGCTTGGTGTCCGCTTTCATTCTCTACTTTTGCCACGATGCTCTGATCACCTCCTGGGTTCACACTTTGGGCTTACCATTTTATGCCACCCCAGATGCTCAATCAAGAGAATAGCCTTTGGTATTCTGCTGGGCTGAGTGCCTCCCTTCGTTACACACCAGCTGGTGCTGTGGTCCCCCGTGTCTGGACAATGTTTTGGAGTTTGGCATGAAAATACCTTTGAAAGGAGCAGAAAGGGCTGCCCTGATACCAACGACTCGGATGGGGAGGTGGAagagggggaagaggcagatgtcctttgcaaaacagaaggCTGTTGTGCGGCGCGGCGGGCTGTGTCTCACCCACAGGCTTTGTCGGGTTTCCCCAAGGCCCTTCAAATCGCCACCGAAACCAACTGCATCACGGAGTATCTGCAGGAGAGTGAGACCCAGCTCCGGAAAGCGAAGCTGGCGGGGAAGCTGGGTTTGCTCTACGGGGTGCCTGTCAGCATCAAAGACTCCATCAACTGCCAGGTACCGCCGGTGCGATACCGCGTGTCTTCTGAGATCCCCGTGGTTTGAAGTTTGGCGACGGGGAGGTTTAACCTCAGCATCGGGCTTGACTTTGTCACAGCTGATGTGGGTTGGCCTGCCCTGGCAGGCGGTGGGGTTTGCTGCCTGTCTGCCATATAAGCCAGCAGAAAAGGCTGGTGAGATTTACTGCCAATACGCTGTGCGACATGTGCGTGGGGGGTGGGTTGTTGGAGGTGCATGCACCTgcttacatacatacatatatatatatatatatataaaaataaaagtatggaGGCAGGGGGGAAGTGCAGTCCTCCATTTGGAAACCTTATTGTCCTGTGTTTCCAGGGTCATGATTCCACATTAGGATTTATAAAAAACCTCAATAAACCCATGGCAGAGGACAGCGTGTTGGTGCAGGTGCTCAGGAGACAGGGGGCAATTCCGTTTGTCAAAACCAATGTTCCCCAGTCCCTCATCAGGTAGGTGGGCACTTGTGTTTCTCTCAGGTCTAATTCTAATTTCCccagttcttttaaaataacaacacCTGGTCCCCATCCTTTATGTCTTTAACTttgaactttaaaaagtaaacacaTTTACACTAAGGACAAAAATTAACTTTAgttccaaatgaaaaaaagaggagaaaaggagacaaatCAGTGCCCTTCTGTACTGTGCTGGGTGGTTTTAAATCAcctgtttggtttggtgtttttttttccaattaaccCCTCAGAGGTGGTCCTGTTAACTGTAACAATACAAACACATATTCGTGGAAGGGGAAGCTAGTTAGCTAGTTAAGCTAACGACCTTAAATTATCCTGCCCCCAAACCTCCTGTTGTATCTGGCAACACCACTCTTGACGTCAGTGATGCAGGGTGAGGTCAGGTGTGCTCTGCCGGACAGCCACCCTGCTAGTGTCTCTGTGTCCTGCCAAGTGAACTCTGGCAAAGCTCCTCCATGGAGGACTGTTGCCCAGGCCGTACGAAATGCCTTCCTTAAGGTGACACGACAATGACTGACCAAGTTGTTCAAAAAGCCACTCAGAGAGGTTGCCCTAGAGATTATCGGATTTTGCACTGGTTCCTAGGAGAGTCCAATGTTCAGAGATTGCTGCAGTTGGCGTTTGGCCTGTTCCAAAGCAGGGGTATAGCAATGCTGCCTCACAGGAGGGGCCTGGATCAGCTCCAGGTGGCCTGCTTTTAGATGTCCAGTGTCACTTGGGACCACCCGAACAGGGAGGCTTTCCAGGAGGCTTGATGTATTTGTGCTGCCAGAGGATCTTACTGGGGCAGGCGTGATGACACTGAAATGAGCTGAAGAGAATCAGGTCCTGGGACTGCTGTGAAGAGGCTGGAGGTCTTCATGGGAGCTTTGGGAAGCTCCCTTAGACTAAATGATATCAATGTAACAACTAGCAAATTATCTAATTACCTTCTGAAGGTCTTTTTGTAGTGACTGGGGTCCACAGCAGCAGGTATCTACACTCCTCTCATTTGCAATCTCTCTTTTCAGCTATGACTGCAAGAACTTAATCTTTGGTCAGACATTCAACCCTCTACTCTACACCAGAAGCCCCGGAGGCTCCTCTGGTGGAGAAGGGGCACTTGTAGGAGGAGGTGGATCCATCTTGGGCTTTGGGACAGATGTAGGAGGGAGCCTGCGTTTCCCCGCTGCCTTCTGTGGGATCTGTGCACTCAAACCCACCGGGAACAGACTCAGGTACTGAGAGTAATGCAGTGATGTGTCTGGGTGAGACCCACCCACCATCCTACCGACCGCTGTGCTGGGATGCTCTTACTCCTTGGGCAAGGGGGAACTGGGAGGAACCGGGAGGGGCTCacttctccctgctgcctggacATTTTCTGGGGCCTGTATGGAGGGAAGCATTGGTTCCCCCAGAATCGGAGACGGGGAAATCTCCCCATCTGCGTGCGAAGGGGGTGGTTGTTCCTGACTGACAGGGCATAAATCATTCTGGCCTAGGTTGGGTCTCTCTTGGGCTTCCCCTTGACCCTGCCTTCTGCCAGCCTCTGCATCTGCAAAGGGAGGCCAGTGTTTTCCTCATTACTTGCTACTGCTTAAAGCCTTTTCCTTCAACGAAAACTACTcagctgctgtatttttgtttgtctcttttctttgcAGTAAAAAAGGAGTAATTCCTAGTGTCCTGGGGCAGAAGGCAGGTAGGAATTGATGGTTGTCccccagggagggcagcagggcaggggtgagAAGGACCCTCAGCTGGTCATGGTGGACCTTCTCCAATAcattgagagagagagagaagcaggttCCCTTTCAGGGACTCTTTCAGAGAGCCACCCCCATACCATGAATCCTGAGAAAACAGAGTATGTAGAAGCCAAGAGGAGCAGGTTGTGTAACACAAACCTCGACACACCCTGTAACCCCCAGGTTGCTGTCTGCCACTGCTTCATGGGAGGTGGGATAAGCAGTCAAAGGATGTGTCTTATGTTGTCCTTGTTGTCATGGTCAACaaagctttttgtttaattttataaatcATGAAATGGAGACATCAGGGCACGTGCTGATGGATAACAATTCTGGGTCCATAACGATAGGCCTGTTGGTGGGAAGACACCTGTAGGTATCCCCAGCCCAGTTCTCAAAGGGGAACTGTTGCCAACACTAGACTAAGTCAAAATGTGTGCCAAGAGGCTCTGCTTTTGCAGGATGTGCCCTTGAAAGACCCCCTGCTTGAATGCTTTCTTCTGGTCTCTTCCAGTGGTCGCAGCCGTGGGGCCAATGGCAAAAGACGTGGAGAGCCTGGCGCTGTGCATGCGGGCGCTCCTGTGTGAGGACATGTTCAGCCTGGACAGCACGGTGCCCCCCCTTCCCTTCAACGAAGAGGTAAAGCACCTGAAAGGGGGCGAAGGTCTCTAAGAAGAGCTGGCATTGCTTGGGCTGAAAACACCAGCGGGTCATGGGAGCCCTCCAAAACCTGTGGGTGGGCGAGAGAAAGTGCTGCTTTCCAGGCTCGCCTGCGGCATGGGTGTACTGCTGGCTCCTGACACCACTGACATCCTTCCAGCTGGCGCTCTCCCTTGCTCCGCAGGTGTATTGCAGCACGCAGCCCCTCCACATAGGCTACTATGAAACGGATTTCTTCACCATGCCAAGCCCTGCCATGAGACGTGCAGTTCGGGAGATGAAGAAGCTGTTGGAGGATGCTGGCCACACGGTAGGATGTTGTGTGAACCCAGTGGTCATGCTGCATCTATTCTTCCTTCCTACTGTTTGGGGCCCGTGGGTGAACGTCCTGAAAATTTGGCAAGGAAAGGGAGCCTGGAATCCACTCAGCTTCTCTCAGCTTTGATGAAAGTAGAtagcagcttctgaaaaaagaggaatttttcATGTTGCAACTTGATTTATCCTCTCAGCAGGACCTCAGTGCTCTTTAGGTGAACACAAAAGGGAACCCACCCATAACACGTGCTGGGGAGCAGACATGCTGCCGTATGACTTGTCTGTAGTTGGGTGTTTACTCCCAGCCCGGCTGAGATGCACGTTGTGCTGCGTGCTGTACAACCCAGGTCCTGAGGCAGTGCTCACAGTCCTGGTGGCGTGTGATTACTGTCAGCTCAGCGTGTTTCCTGAGCCCGATGGACCATCTCTCTTCAGTGCCTGTGATGAGCTCTTGTCCAAGTGTCTGTTTAGTCTATCCTCAAGCCAATTTAATCTCTTCTGCATCATATCCTCTGGCAAGCAGTTACACAGATCTACTGGAATCGAGGAGCTAAGGAGAAAATAGAAGGGCAGTTGCAGACAGCAGATCTTTCATAGCCAAGCCGTCTCCTATTGACCCAGACCCACTTCTAGGGTCTCAGGTTTCTGGGGGCTGTGCAGAGGTtgtctcctttctcttctctgccaTTTAAGCAAGTCATCTTGTGAGATGTGGTCATGGCTGCACGCCTTCCCCTTACCTTGCACGAGGATCGGGAGTGAAGTGAGGAGCGCAGACTCATGCTCTCTGTCACCCACTGCCAGTTTTGGGGGGACCTTTGTGCCTTGGGGCTGCTTGGACAGCAGGGAGGCCAAGCCCACGCTGTATCTTTTGACTTGTCAGTTATTCCTCAAAGGGAAAACTTTCCTTGGGGGAAGGAtggatgggatggggaggacGTGGTGGCCTCTGGTGCTTGGCCCTGTCCCGAGGGCTTGTCAGGAAATCCTCAGTCCAGCTTAGCTCGTTGCCAGCCCTCGATGGCTTCTCCCACGCGGCTTGCTTGTGCCACTGACTCCTCTTCTGTTGTCCTTCCAGCTGGTGCCCTTTGAACTCACGAATGTGGACCACATGGTCTTTGACTTCTGCATCAGGGGAATGTTTGCGGATGGGGGTGCATCCTTTCTCAAGAAATTGTAAGTGTAACCTGGAACGGTCTGGTGGGATCAGTGCCTTTCTGTTGAAAATCCCCCCTAGGGTGTGGCTAGCATCCAGGTACAGGCAGCAGATCTACTGGATGTAGATCGTGGCTGATAGACACTGGGATTTCCTGGGGAGCTTACCATCAAGCAAGTCAGCTGAACCTTGGGTCTCTGGGACTGTTACCAGCCTTGACAGATGAAAGGAAACTGGGTGCTGATATCTATAAATACTGTGAGAATCGGAAGAGCCCATTCTTCTTTTTGCAATTGAGTAAACCTCTTTTTGTCACCTAGAGATGCTGTTCAGAGGGCATCTCTAACATCAGAAAGCTGATCTACTGTGATTGCTTCCTAACACTGCTCAGCTAAACacacttttctctttcagcaaaggggagctggagaaaagcagcatgggGCTGTTATTCTGGTTGGCGAAGTCACCAAACTGGCTAAAAACTGTCCTCTCCTGGATTGCCAAACCTTTCGTAAGGTCCATTTCTTTCTAGCATAGATGGAGTTAAGCAATAGGTGGTAAATTACTTCTTTCCCATTGCAGTAAGGCTTTATCATTGAGAAGTCTCTAGGCATTGCTTTACAGCTGTGCTTAGACTCATCTTCAAACTGGAGTGATGATGCTATTTCTGTTTATCCTCTTCCCACTTTGAGGAAAATCCTCTAGTCTTGCCAGAGCACTGAGTCAACAGTTTGTGTTTGTGACAGAGCTGTTTCAGAGGACAGGGCTAGGattaatgtgaaatattttctttcttttactttctcctTCTCAGATGCCTCGATTTTCAAGTATCTTAAGAAGTATGAGAGCAAAGTGAGTAAATCTGAGCCTAAGCAAATGTGTGAAGATTTGGGTTTCTCTTTTGGAGAGCAGCAGTGTTTGCTACATTGGGGGCACTGCCCCAGCTGCATGCGTCTGAGAAAATACAGGGCAGAAAACACAAGGGTGGGAGCAAACTGAGAGCAGGTTATGTCAACACC
Above is a window of Falco biarmicus isolate bFalBia1 chromosome 11, bFalBia1.pri, whole genome shotgun sequence DNA encoding:
- the FAAH gene encoding fatty-acid amide hydrolase 1; amino-acid sequence: MRVPLPALLCGSAGLLLLLLRWRRRRGLWKKVRQARQRQERSLVQMQMAVQRFREQHPSVSMVSILSLPLPELSKKLRDGSLPPEHVFYSYVGKALQIATETNCITEYLQESETQLRKAKLAGKLGLLYGVPVSIKDSINCQGHDSTLGFIKNLNKPMAEDSVLVQVLRRQGAIPFVKTNVPQSLISYDCKNLIFGQTFNPLLYTRSPGGSSGGEGALVGGGGSILGFGTDVGGSLRFPAAFCGICALKPTGNRLSKKGVIPSVLGQKAVVAAVGPMAKDVESLALCMRALLCEDMFSLDSTVPPLPFNEEVYCSTQPLHIGYYETDFFTMPSPAMRRAVREMKKLLEDAGHTLVPFELTNVDHMVFDFCIRGMFADGGASFLKKFKGELEKSSMGLLFWLAKSPNWLKTVLSWIAKPFMPRFSSILRSMRANTVDEVWSLQHEIEEFCHQFIAQWKKLNLDVMLCPMLGPALGIGYPGKLSVAVSYTMLYNILDFPTGVVPVTLVTDEDEDELKGYQGYFRDWWDRTLAKAFHGSVGLPVAVQCVALPWQEELCLRFMKEVETLVLKTDGLV